In Raphanus sativus cultivar WK10039 chromosome 5, ASM80110v3, whole genome shotgun sequence, the following proteins share a genomic window:
- the LOC108860282 gene encoding DNA-directed RNA polymerases IV and V subunit 2, whose translation MTDTDMEEIEAAMEVDLRDIGEPFLQSFCKKAATSFFDEYGLVSHQLNSYNFFVEHGLQSVFESSGEMLVEPSFDPTKNKDHEWRYATVKFGEVSVDKPTLYSDDKELVFLPWHARLQNMTYSARMKVNVDVEVFVKKVVKRDKFKTGQDEYVEKQILSKKTQDIPIGRIPVMVKSVLCNTTEKEKGKNGESYRKGECAFDQGGYFVIKGAEKVFIAQEQICTKRLWISNSPWTVSYRSETKRNRFIVRLSENQKAEDFKRREKVLTVYFLSTEIPVWLLFFALGVASDKEAVDLIAFDGGDASITNSVIASIQEADLVCEDFRHGRNALAYVENQIKSTKFPPGESVDDCLSLFLFPGLKSLKQKARFLGYMVRCLFSAYAGKRKCENRDNFRNKRIELAGELLERELRVHLAHARRTMTKAMQRHLTGDGDLKPIEHYLDASIITNGLSRAFSTGAWSHPFRKMERVSGVVANLGRANPLQTLIDLRRTRQQVLYTGRVGDARYPHPSHWGRVCFLSTPDGENCGLVKNLSLLGVVSTQIMEPVVEKLFDSGMEELVDDTSTPLCGKHKVLLNGDWVGVCSDSDYFVAELKSRRRHSELPRQMEIKQDKDDKEVRIFTDAGRLLRPLMVVENLHKLKQSKPSQYTFEHLLDQGILELIGIEEEEDCTTAWGTKQLLKEQKSYTHCELDLSFLLGVSCAIVPFANHDHGRRVLYQSQKHCQQAIGFSSTNPNIRCDTLTQQLFYPQKPLFKTMASECLQKDVLFNGQNAIVAVNVHLGFNQEDSIVMNKASLERGMFRSEQIRSYKADVDSKDSEKRKKMDEVVQFGKTHSKIGRVDSLDDDGFPFVGANMHSGDIVIGRCTESGTDHSVKLKHTERGIVQKVVLSSNDDGKNYAAVSLRQVRSPCLGDKFSSMHGQKGVLGYIEEQENFAFTTQGIVPDIVINPHAFPSRQTPGQLLEAALSKGIACPMQKKKGKTDAYSKVKRHATPFSTPSVDDITDQLHRAGFSRWGNERVYNGRTGEMMRSLIFMGPNFYQRLIHMSEDKVKFRNTGPVHPLTRQPVADRKRFGGIKFGEMERDCLIAHGASANLHERLFTLSDSSQMHICRNCKSAANVIERVASSGKRIRGPYCRLCESPDYVVMVNVPYGAKLLYQELFSMGISLSFETNLC comes from the exons ATGACTGATACGGACATGGAAGAGATCGAGGCCGCTATGGAGGTCGATCTACGCGACATAGGAGAGCCGTTTCTCCAGAGCTTCTGCAAGAAAGCGGCGACTTCTTTCTTCGACGAGTACGGCCTCGTCAGCCACCAGCTCAACTCGTACAACTTCTTCGTCGAGCACGGGCTCCAGAGCGTGTTCGAATCGTCCGGGGAGATGCTCGTGGAGCCGTCGTTCGATCCGACGAAGAACAAGGACCATGAGTGGAGATACGCGACGGTGAAGTTCGGGGAAGTCAGCGTGGATAAGCCTACCTTGTACTCTGATGATAAGGAGCTTGTGTTTCTTCCCTGGCATGCTAGGCTTCAGAACATGACCTACTCGGCCAGGATGAAAGTTAATGTCGATGTTGAG GTGTTCGTTAAGAAAGTTGTTAAGAGAGACAAGTTCAAGACGGGACAAGACGAGTATGTTGAGAAGCAGATCCTGTCTAAGAAGACGCAGGACATCCCGATTGGGAGGATACCCGTGATGGTGAAGTCTGTGCTTTGCAACACAACggagaaagagaaagggaaGAACGGGGAAAGCTACAGAAAGGGGGAGTGTGCGTTTGACCAGGGCGGATACTTTGTGATTAAAGGAGCTGAGAAG GTCTTTATTGCTCAAGAACAGATATGCACAAAGAGACTCTGGATTTCTAATTCACCATGGACAGTCTCCTACAGGTCCGAGACTAAGAGGAACCGGTTCATTGTGCGTCTATCAGAGAATCAGAAAGCTGAAGACTTCAAGAGAAGGGAGAAAGTACTGACAGTGTACTTCCTGTCAACCGAGATCCCGGTCTGGCTCCTGTTCTTCGCTCTGGGTGTTGCGTCAGACAAAGAGGCTGTCGATCTGATTGCCTTCGATGGCGGGGATGCAAGCATCACCAACAGCGTCATTGCTTCGATCCAGGAAGCTGATCTGGTTTGCGAAGATTTTCGCCATGGGAGGAATGCTCTGGCATATGTCGAGAACCAGATTAAGAGTACAAAATTCCCACCTGGAGAAAGTGTGGATGACTGCCTAAGTCTGTTCTTGTTTCCAGGCCTCAAAAGCTTGAAGCAGAAAGCACGATTCCTGGGCTACATGGTGAGATGCCTGTTTAGCGCATATGCTGGGAAAAGAAAGTGTGAGAACAGAGACAACTTTAGGAACAAGAGGATCGAACTAGCTGGAGAGTTGCTGGAAAGGGAGTTAAGGGTGCATCTGGCACACGCTAGAAGAACAATGACCAAGGCCATGCAGAGACACCTCACGGGGGATGGCGATTTGAAGCCTATTGAGCATTATTTGGATGCTTCCATCATAACGAATGGACTCAGTAGAGCCTTCTCCACTGGAGCGTGGTCTCATCCCTTCAGGAAGATGGAAAGGGTGTCAGGTGTTGTTGCTAATCTAGGCCGTGCAAATCCCCTGCAGACTTTGATTGATCTGAGGAGAACGCGGCAACAGGTCCTGTATACCGGTAGAGTTGGAGATGCTAGATACCC GCATCCCTCTCACTGGGGCAGAGTATGCTTTTTGTCAACCCCAGATGGTGAAAATTGTGGTCTTGTGAAGAACCTGTCTCTCCTTGGAGTTGTTAGCACTCAAATTATGGAGCCCGTGGTGGAAAAGCTCTTCGATAGTGGAATGGAAGAGCTGGTGGACGATACCAGTACACCACTGTGCGGGAAACACAAAGTTCTTCTGAATGGAGACTGGGTTGGAGTATGTTCGGATTCGGACTACTTCGTTGCGGAGTTAAAAAGCAGGCGGCGTCATAGTGAATTACCTCGTCAG ATGGAAATCAAGCAAGACAAAGATGACAAGGAGGTACGGATTTTTACTGACGCTGGCAGACTTCTCCGTCCCCTCATGGTTGTGGAAAATCTCCACAAGTTGAAGCAGAGTAAACCATCGCAGTACACCTTTGAGCATCTTCTTGATCAAGGGATTCTCGAGCTGATCGggattgaggaagaagaagactgtaCCACCGCATGGGGAACCAAACAGCTTCTGAAAGAGCAGAAGAGTTACACTCATTGCGAACTGGACCTGTCGTTCCTGTTGGGTGTCAGCTGTGCCATTGTTCCGTTCGCTAATCACGATCATGGTAGAAGAGTTCTCTACCAGTCCCAGAAGCATTGCCAACAAGCCATTGGCTTCTCCTCAACGAACCCAAACATCCGCTGTGATACCCTGACCCAGCAGCTGTTCTACCCCCAGAAACCACTTTTCAAGACAATGGCGTCCGAGTGTCTTCAGAAGGATGTGTTGTTTAATGGACAGAACGCAATTGTTGCTGTGAATGTTCATCTCGGGTTCAACCAGGAGGACTCCATTGTGATGAACAAGGCTTCGCTGGAACGTGGTATGTTCCGTTCAGAACAGATCAGGAGCTATAAAGCTGATGTAGACAGTAAAGACTCGGAGAAGAGGAAAAAGATGGACGAGGTTGTTCAGTTTGGAAAGACACACAGCAAAATTGGCAGAGTTGACAGCTTGGATGATGACGGGTTCCCTTTTGTTGGTGCTAATATGCACAGTGGTGATATTGTCATTGGCAGATGCACCGAGTCTGGGACTGATCACAGCGTGAAACTGAAGCACACTGAGAGAGGGATAGTGCAGAAAGTGGTTCTATCGTCCAATGACGATGGGAAAAATTATGCTGCTGTTTCTCTAAGACAG GTTCGTTCTCCATGTCTTGGAGATAAATTCTCCAGTATGCATGGTCAGAAGGGTGTCTTAGGCTATATAGAGGAGCAGGAGAATTTTGCTTTCACGACGCAAGGCATAGTTCCTGATATCGTGATAAACCCGCACGCATTCCCTTCTCGGCAAACACCGGGCCAACTCTTGGAGGCTGCTCTCTCCAAAGGAATAGCTTGTCCTATGCAAAAGAAGAAGGGCAAGACTGATGCATACTCCAAAGTCAAACGCCATGCAACTCCGTTCTCCACTCCCAGTGTCGATGACATAACCGACCAGCTTCACAG GGCTGGCTTTTCAAGATGGGGAAACGAAAGGGTGTACAATGGAAGAACAGGAGAGATGATGCGTTCACTCATCTTCATGGGCCCAAATTTCTACCAGCGACTCATCCACATGTCGGAGGACAAAGTCAAGTTCAGGAACACCGGACCAGTTCACCCTCTGACGCGCCAGCCGGTTGCAGACAGGAAGAGGTTCGGTGGAATCAAGTTCGGAGAGATGGAGCGAGACTGTCTGATTGCTCACGGTGCATCAGCGAACTTGCACGAGCGTCTGTTCACTCTGAGTGACTCTTCACAGATGCACATCTGCAGGAACTGTAAAAGCGCAGCCAATGTGATCGAGAGGGTGGCAAGCAGTGGAAAAAGGATCAGAGGACCATATTGCAGGCTGTGCGAGTCTCCGGACTATGTGGTGATGGTGAACGTGCCGTATGGAGCTAAGCTTCTGTATCAGGAGCTGTTCAGTATGGGCATCTCTCTCTCCTTCGAAACCAACCTCTGCTGA
- the LOC108863162 gene encoding mitogen-activated protein kinase 9 — MGATHSTSVNNNQSHSHSHSHSHSRNHSTNTSRQCGASDRLAVSNLRSQLTTIYRNHEDDEEEDEDEDTKEEEARRFALVRDFDLSGLKPIRVPRRNHILMDPHKKVALETEFFTEYGEASRYQIQEVIGKGSYGVVASAIDTHTGEKVAIKKINDVFEHVSDATRILREIKLLRLLRHPDIVEIKHVMLPPSRREFRDIYVVFELMESDLHQVIKANDDLTPEHYQFFLYQLLRGLKFIHTANVFHRDLKPKNILANSDCKLKICDFGLARVSFNDAPSAIFWTDYVATRWYRAPELCGSFFSKYTPAIDIWSIGCIFAEMLTGKPLFPGKNVVHQLDIMTDLLGTPSPEAISRIRNEKARRYLGNMRRKPPVPFTHKFPHVDPLALRLLHRLLAFDPKDRPTAEEALADPYFYGLANVDREPSTQPIPKLEFEFERRKIMKEDVRELIYREILEYHPQMLQEYLRGGEQTSFMYPSGVDRFKRQFAHLEEHYGKGERSAPLQQRHASLPRERVPAPKEENRPAASLATTPESPQNSQHEGSNYMNGMSQTGYSARSLLKSNSISASKCIGVKQRNQSEHGETNNDASDALSQKVAALHT, encoded by the exons ATGGGTGCTACTCACAGCACCAGCGTTAATAATAATCAATCTCATTCTCATTCTCATTCTCATTCTCATTCTCGGAATCATTCGACCAATACCTCTCGACAGTGTGGTGCGAGTGATCGATTAGCTGTCAGCAATTTGCGGTCTCAGCTCACTACTATTTATAGAAACCACGAggacgacgaagaagaagacgaagacgaaGACACCAAAGAGGAAGAAGCGAGAAGATTCGCCCTTGTTAGAGATTTTGATTTGTCTGGTTTGAAGCCCATTAGGGTTCCAAGAAGGAATCATATTCTCATGGATCCTCATAAAAAG GTTGCATTGGAGACTGAGTTCTTTACCGAATACGGTGAAGCCAGTCGGTACCAAATCCAAGAAGTTATAGGGAAAGGAAGTTACGGGGTTGTGGCCTCTGCAATCGACACACACACCGGCGAAAAGGTTGCCATCAAGAAAATCAACGATGTCTTTGAGCACGTCTCTGACGCTACGAGGATTCTTAGAGAGATCAAGCTCCTCAGGCTCCTCAGGCATCCTGATATAGTGGAGATTAAGCACGTCATGCTTCCTCCTTCTCGCCGTGAGTTTAGAGACATTTACGTTGTTTTCGAGCTTATGGAGTCAGACCTTCACCAAGTTATCAAAGCTAACGATGATCTTACGCCTGAGCATTACCAGTTTTTCTTGTACCAGCTTCTCCGTGGCCTGAAATTTATTCACACAG ccAATGTGTTTCACCGTGATTTGAAACCCAAAAACATTCTAGCCAACTCTGATTGCAAGCTGAAGATTTGCGACTTTGGACTTGCTCGTGTGTCGTTTAACGATGCACCTTCTGCTATATTCTGGACT GACTATGTCGCTACAAGATGGTACCGTGCACCAGAACTTTGTGGCTCTTTCTTCTCCAAA TATACCCCAGCCATTGATATATGGAGCATAGGATGCATATTCGCAGAGATGCTTACCGGGAAGCCGTTGTTTCCTGGGAAGAACGTGGTGCACCAATTGGATATTATGACTGATTTGCTTGGTACTCCTTCACCCGAAGCTATCTCAAGG ATTCGTAATGAAAAGGCGAGGAGATATCTCGGGAACATGAGGAGAAAACCGCCAGTTCCATTCACTCACAAATTTCCTCATGTAGACCCGTTGGCTCTTCGGTTGCTGCACCGCCTTCTTGCATTTGATCCCAAAGACCGTCCCACAGCTGAAGAG GCACTGGCAGATCCTTACTTTTATGGACTGGCAAACGTGGATCGAGAACCATCTACTCAACCGATTCCGAAACTTGAGTTTGAGTTTGAAAGAAGGAAGATAATGAAAGAAGACGTCAGGGAATTGATCTACAGAGAG ATATTAGAGTACCATCCTCAGATGCTACAAGAGTATCTTCGAGGTGGAGAACAGACGAGCTTCATGTACCCTAG TGGTGTTGATCGGTTTAAGAGACAGTTTGCACATCTTGAAGAACACTACGGTAAGGGTGAGAGAAGCGCTCCTCTTCAACAACGACATGCTTCTTTGCCTAG agagagagtacCTGCGCCTAAGGAAGAGAACAGACCTGCAGCTTCTTTAGCCACTACTCCCGAGAGCCCTCAAAATTCTCAACACGAGGGCTCGAATTACATGAACGGAATGAGCCAGACGGGTTACAGTGCCCGGAGCTTGCTTAAAAGTAACAGCATCAGTGCATCTAAATGCATTGGCGTGAAACAAAGGAACCAGTCcgag cacgGGGAAACGAACAATGATGCAAGTGATGCTTTGTCTCAAAAGGTTGCGGCTCTCCACACTTGA
- the LOC108862951 gene encoding actin-interacting protein 1-2, which produces MTLAETYACIPSTERGRGILISGDSKSDTMLYTNARSVVILDLNNPLNVSIYGEHAYPATVARYSPNGEWIASGDVSGTVRIWGARDDHVLKKEFKVLAGRIDDLQWSADGMRIVASGDGKGKSLVRAFMWDSGSNVGEFDGHSRRVLSCAFKPTRPFRIVTCGEDFLVNFYEGPPFKFKLSSREHSNFVNCVRYSPDGSKFITVSSDKKGIIYDGKTCEKLGELSSEDGHKGSIYAVSWSPDGKEVLTVSADKSAKIWEISDSGNGTLKTTLTCPGSSGGVDDMLVGCLWQNDHIVTVSLGGTISIFSASDLEKSPFQFSGHMKNISSLSVLRGSSDYILSGSYDGLICKWMMGRGFCGKLQRKQNSQIKCFAAHEEEIITSGFDNTISRISYQDGQVTNEESIGVGNQPNDLSLAPLSPGLLLVAFESGVVFLRGEKVVSTINLGFTVTALAVTPDGTEAIVGGQDGKLRLYSVNGDSLAEEAVLEKHRGAISVIRYSPDLSMFASADLNREAVVWDRASREMKLKNMLYHSARINCLAWSPNSTMVATGSLDTCVIVYEVDRPPSARMTIKGAHLGGVYGLGFADDTHVVSSGEDACIRVWSLTT; this is translated from the exons ATGACTCTCGCCGAGACTTACGCCTGCATCCCTTCGACGGAGAGGGGTCGGGGAATCCTGATCTCCGGCGACTCCAAGTCCGACACGATGCTCTACACGAACGCCCGATCCGTCGTGATCCTCGACCTAAACAACCCCTTGAACGTCTCCATCTACGGAGAGCACGCCTACCCAGCCACGGTGGCGCGGTACTCCCCTAACGGAGAGTGGATCGCGTCGGGGGACGTGTCGGGGACGGTGAGGATCTGGGGAGCTCGCGACGATCACGTGCTGAAGAAGGAGTTCAAGGTGTTGGCTGGGAGGATCGATGATCTGCAGTGGTCGGCTGATGGGATGCGGATCGTTGCTTCTGGTGATGGCAAAGGGAAGTCTCTCGTTCGTGCCTTCAT GTGGGATTCAGGATCGAATGTGGGGGAGTTTGATGGACACTCAAGGCGTGTTCTTAGCTGCGCTTTCAAGCCGACCAGACCCTTCCGCATTGTAACTTGCGGGGAGGATTTTCTTGTCAACTTCTACGAAGGCCCTCCTTTCAAGTTCAAGCTCTCAAGCAg AGAGCATTCCAACTTTGTCAACTGTGTGAGGTATTCACCTGATGGAAGCAAGTTCATTACTGTGAGTTCGGATAAGAAGGGAATCATATATGATGGAAAGACTTGTGAGAAACTGGGTGAACTTTCATCTGAAGATGGACATAAAGGTAGCATCTACGCTGTTAGCTGGAGTCCTGATGGCAAAGAG GTCCTCACTGTATCTGCAGACAAGTCAGCTAAAATATGGGAAATCTCGGATTCTGGTAACGGAACATTGAAGACCACACTGACTTGTCCTGGATCATCAGGTGGTGTGGACGATATGCTTGTCGGGTGTCTGTGGCAGAACGACCATATTGTCACTGTTTCTCTAGGTGGTACAATCAGCATATTCTCAGCGAGCGATCTTGAGAAATCCCCCTTCCAGTTTTCGGGACACATGAAGAACATCTCTTCCTTATCTGTGCTCAGAGGAAGTTCTGACTACATACTATCCGGTAGCTATGATGGTCTGATATGTAAATGGATGATGGGACGTGGTTTTTGCGGTAAATTGCAGCGGAAGCAAAACTCTCAGATAAAGTGCTTTGCTGCTCATGAAGAAGAGATAATCACATCTGGATTTGACAATACG ATATCCAGGATCTCTTATCAAGACGGCCAGGTCACAAACGAAGAGTCTATTGGCGTTGGAAACCAACCAAATGATCTAAGCCTTGCACCACTCTCGCCTGGTCTCCTTCTGGTGGCCTTTGAGTCAGGAGTTGTGTTTCTCCGCGGTGAGAAAGTAGTGTCAACCATCAACCTTGGGTTCACCGTCACTGCTTTGGCCGTGACACCTGATGGAACCGAAGCCATTGTCGGTGGTCAAGACGGTAAGCTCCGTCTGTACTCTGTGAATGGCGACTCTCTCGCTGAGGAAGCAGTTCTGGAGAAACACAGAGGCGCCATCAGCGTCATACGTTACTCCCCAGACTTATCTATGTTTGCATCAGCTGATTTGAACAGAGAAGCTGTTGTATGGGACAGAGCCTCCAGAGAG ATGAAACTGAAGAACATGTTGTACCATAGCGCTCGCATAAACTGCCTAGCTTGGTCTCCAAACAGCACTATGGTTGCCACGGGATCATTAGACACGTGTGTGATTGTGTATGAAGTGGACAGACCTCCTTCCGCACGGATGACCATAAAAGGAGCGCATCTAGGTGGAGTTTATGGTCTGGGTTTCGCTGATGATACCCATGTTGTGAGTTCTGGTGAAGATGCTTGTATCCGGGTTTGGAGCTTAACGACATGA
- the LOC108856314 gene encoding uncharacterized GPI-anchored protein At4g28100: protein MLPAMFQHAPSFISLIVLFTILSPVSPNSDPVTVQPFLVKSSPPATIPAFPEQSDFSGCPLDLPEDLFHGIKSACTGKKLHKGKCCPVLGAWLYSAYSTTALSRSIPSSAVRNATSAATTPEEDMPLLPDDSETCVDGLEKSLRRRGIELASPNETCGLVDCYCGIRLHHLSCSEAFTVNGEGRLVGDESVDRLETDCLSVSHDNGDRLTPLSRCNKCLNSLYKLNPKKTSGTRNPSKEDRNRTTKMHNKDCVLMGLTWLLAKNRTAYFPTVTSVLRAVMLNQNGEPRSCALGGDGMPLAVDSSEFSNGSLTLIQHPYHVVHFLLFSVITLVLLGSW from the exons ATGCTTCCAGCGATGTTTCAACACGCGCCATCTTTCATCTCACTCATAGTCCTCTTCACCATTCTATCACCCGTCTCACCGAACTCAGACCCGGTCACCGTCCAGCCATTCCTGGTCAAATCATCCCCACCCGCCACCATCCCCGCTTTCCCGGAGCAATCCGATTTCTCCGGCTGCCCGCTCGATCTACCAGAAGACCTCTTCCACGGAATCAAGTCAGCCTGCACCGGCAAAAAGCTCCACAAAGGAAAATGCTGCCCCGTGCTTGGCGCGTGGCTCTACTCCGCTTACTCAACCACTGCTCTCAGCCGCTCCATTCCCAGCTCCGCCGTTAGAAACGCGACCTCCGCCGCAACCACGCCGGAAGAAGATATGCCTTTGCTTCCCGACGACTCGGAGACTTGCGTCGACGGATTGGAGAAATCTCTGAGGAGGAGAGGGATTGAGCTGGCGAGTCCGAACGAGACGTGCGGCCTGGTTGACTGCTACTGCGGGATAAGATTGCATCACTTGAGCTGTTCCGAGGCGTTTACTGTGAACGGAGAAGGGAGGCTCGTTGGAGATGAGAGTGTTGATCGGTTAGAGACTGATTGTTTGAGTGTAAGCCACGACAATGGAGATAGATTAACTCCTCTCAGTAGATGTAACAAGTGCTTGAACAGCCTCTATAAG CTAAACCCTAAGAAAACGTCAGGGACAAGAAACCCATCGAAGGAAGACAGAAACAGAACAACAAAGATGCACAACAAAGACTGTGTTCTCATGGGTCTCACTTGGCTTCTCGCTAAAAACCGTACGGCTTACTTTCCCACCGTCACTTCAGTCCTCCGAGCCGTCATGCTCAACCAAAACGGCGAGCCACGGTCATGTGCTCTCGGCGGTGACGGCATGCCTTTAGCTGTTGACTCTTCCGAATTCTCTAACGGCTCTTTAACTTTAATTCAGCACCCGTACCATGTGGTCCACTTCTTACTTTTCAGCGTCATCACATTGGTCTTGCTAGGGTCTTGGTGA